In the Desulfitobacterium hafniense DCB-2 genome, TTGAGGTATCTTCCAGGGGTACCTGTTGGACGCCAACGATACTGGCCCCATGCCGTTCGTAGACATGCATCATCTGCCTGAGGCAGGGTACTTCGGAATGGATAATATCATCGCCTAACAGGACGGCAAAGGGCTCGTTGCCGATGAATTTTCTGGCACAATAAATAGCGTGTCCCAGCCCCAAAGCTTCTTTCTGGCGCACATAATAAATATCCACCATCCGGGCTATATCCTGAACCATGTCCAGGAGTTCTTCCTTCTCACTTTTCTGAAGAAAGGTCTCCAATTCTATGGAGCGATCAAAATGGTCCTCAATGGCCCGCTTATTGCGGCCGGTGACAATGATAATATCTTCGATTCCGGAGTGAACGGCTTCCTCGACAATGTATTGAATGGTCGGTTTATCCACGATGGGAAGCATCTCTTTGGGCTGGGCTTTGGTAGCGGGTAAAAACCGGGTTCCCAAGCCTGCTGCCGGAATAATGGCCTTTCTAATCCGTCGCGTGCTCAATTCCTCTACTCCTTTTTAATTCGTTCGCATGTGTTTTGATATCTATCAACAGATATGTAAATTATAGCTGGATTTTGCTGGTTTGTATATATTATCCATAATCTTACTTAAGCTCATCATGAGTTGGGTAAAAAAGTGAAGCAAGAGAATAGTTCCCTTGCTTCACAATGGTTCTTATTTTTTAGGTTGGTTGGGTTTTTCCAGGACTTCATCAATCAGGCCGTATTCCTTGGCCTCTTCCGCCGTCATGTAGCGATCACGGTCTGTGTCCGCTTCGATTCGTTCGATG is a window encoding:
- the galU gene encoding UTP--glucose-1-phosphate uridylyltransferase GalU, whose amino-acid sequence is MSTRRIRKAIIPAAGLGTRFLPATKAQPKEMLPIVDKPTIQYIVEEAVHSGIEDIIIVTGRNKRAIEDHFDRSIELETFLQKSEKEELLDMVQDIARMVDIYYVRQKEALGLGHAIYCARKFIGNEPFAVLLGDDIIHSEVPCLRQMMHVYERHGASIVGVQQVPLEDTSKYGIVDAVPLDDSLYRALDLVEKPQPEDAPEARLAIMGRYILNPEIFGILESIPPGKGGEIQLTDGLKELARFQEILAYEFDGQRYDVGDKLGFVQATIEYALRREDLAEPLMRYLKQRIESDE